One genomic region from Moritella sp. F3 encodes:
- a CDS encoding M50 family metallopeptidase gives MIARDRRILFILVFTVLAFMWQSALIAPLKILVVFLHELSHALATWLTGGKVVEFVVSAYQSGHVRSMGGSRFIILSAGYLGSLLFGLLFYVASSRRKTTDISLALLAITMLLVAVFFGGTLYTIGFAAVIALTIMALLKYANAAIKQTVLLVFASASMIYVPIDIWQDTIVHSGSLSDARMLANEMGGATFMWGGLWFVASLYFIYLTLRKS, from the coding sequence ATGATCGCGAGAGATAGACGAATTCTATTTATACTGGTATTCACGGTTCTCGCTTTTATGTGGCAAAGTGCGCTAATTGCACCACTGAAGATTTTGGTGGTGTTTTTGCATGAGTTAAGTCATGCGTTAGCTACTTGGCTTACAGGCGGTAAAGTGGTGGAGTTTGTCGTGTCAGCTTATCAAAGTGGCCACGTTCGCTCTATGGGCGGCTCACGGTTTATTATTTTGAGTGCTGGTTATTTAGGTTCATTACTGTTTGGCTTGTTATTTTATGTAGCCAGCAGTCGTCGGAAAACCACCGATATTAGTTTAGCGTTATTGGCTATCACTATGTTACTGGTTGCTGTGTTCTTCGGTGGCACTTTATATACCATAGGTTTTGCGGCAGTTATAGCGTTGACGATCATGGCATTGTTAAAGTATGCCAATGCGGCAATCAAGCAAACGGTATTATTAGTGTTTGCCAGCGCTAGCATGATTTATGTGCCTATCGACATTTGGCAAGATACCATCGTACATAGTGGCTCGTTATCTGACGCCCGTATGTTAGCGAATGAAATGGGCGGCGCGACCTTTATGTGGGGCGGTCTGTGGTTTGTCGCAAGTTTATATTTTATTTATTTAACGCTGCGTAAATCTTGA
- a CDS encoding 4'-phosphopantetheinyl transferase superfamily protein gives MPHTALFFRQQLTFSSHNDLLINADAPMNVYFFNSNNIASEQITALASQYLQPQERTILAKRKQLQAKQEYLASRFIIKAYASQYFGYDFDSLTVLFDDKDTCLKVYQHNKIVALHSCISHSHGNVLVALVPSQQSAFKSIQLGVDLEWLSTKRSLEKVAKHYYHREELRACMSQAEDVSEQISKEVHAEALYRIWTLKEALAKAIKQPIATLLRDNVFEYCQSLNVRSGRYEVHDEVTSKTFDISIISDIELTDNAHIQILANTVVDTVSCHS, from the coding sequence ATGCCACACACAGCCCTATTCTTTCGTCAGCAATTAACATTTAGTTCGCATAACGACTTGCTAATCAATGCAGATGCACCAATGAATGTTTACTTCTTTAACAGTAACAACATTGCTAGCGAACAGATCACGGCACTGGCTTCACAGTATTTACAGCCACAAGAACGAACGATATTAGCCAAGCGTAAACAGCTGCAAGCAAAGCAAGAATACCTCGCGAGTCGTTTTATTATTAAGGCCTATGCGAGCCAATACTTCGGCTATGATTTTGACTCTCTGACCGTACTATTCGATGATAAAGATACTTGCTTAAAGGTTTATCAGCATAACAAAATCGTCGCGTTACATAGCTGTATATCACACTCACACGGCAACGTACTCGTCGCGCTTGTACCGAGCCAACAGTCTGCATTTAAATCAATACAACTGGGGGTCGATTTAGAATGGCTATCGACCAAACGATCACTCGAAAAAGTCGCTAAACATTATTACCATCGTGAAGAATTACGCGCTTGTATGAGTCAAGCTGAAGATGTTTCTGAACAGATTAGTAAGGAAGTGCATGCTGAGGCGTTATATCGTATATGGACGCTAAAAGAGGCGTTAGCTAAAGCCATAAAACAGCCGATAGCGACGTTATTACGTGATAATGTGTTTGAGTATTGCCAATCGTTGAATGTACGTTCTGGTCGTTATGAAGTTCATGATGAAGTCACTAGCAAGACGTTTGATATTAGCATCATCAGTGATATTGAGCTCACTGATAATGCCCATATTCAGATACTAGCCAACACGGTAGTCGATACAGTGTCGTGTCATAGCTAA
- a CDS encoding TSUP family transporter, with product MEIFGSDITLWILLALMASALAAGFIDSVAGGGGLILLPSFILAGLPPQLALGQEKIVSTLGTIAAIRNFVKNKKVIWNAVASGIPAGLVGAYLGAEAILYFDPDTVGKIILGMLPIGIIISFIPKQDNHQSEQVINTKVIYFGVPLAVFVIGFYDGFFGPGTGSFLILVLHYLLKFDLVSASANSKLFNFSSNIGALIAFMLAGKLLYMLALPLVVMNLIGNHLGSASAMKFGPDFVRKTLSVSLMLLMTSLGYKFLLV from the coding sequence ATGGAAATTTTTGGTTCAGATATTACGCTGTGGATACTGTTAGCGTTAATGGCATCCGCACTTGCAGCTGGCTTTATTGATAGCGTGGCAGGCGGTGGAGGCCTGATACTCCTGCCTTCATTCATCTTAGCGGGGTTACCACCACAACTTGCTTTAGGGCAAGAAAAAATAGTCAGCACACTCGGTACCATTGCTGCGATCCGAAACTTTGTCAAAAACAAAAAGGTCATTTGGAATGCGGTGGCATCAGGGATCCCCGCTGGACTAGTGGGCGCTTACTTAGGCGCTGAAGCGATCCTCTACTTTGATCCTGATACGGTCGGCAAGATAATCCTAGGTATGTTACCTATCGGCATCATCATCTCTTTTATTCCCAAGCAAGATAATCACCAGAGTGAACAAGTCATTAATACTAAGGTTATCTATTTTGGCGTGCCATTAGCCGTATTTGTGATTGGTTTTTATGATGGTTTCTTTGGACCTGGGACGGGCAGTTTCTTGATCTTGGTTTTGCACTACTTATTAAAATTTGACTTGGTCTCGGCGTCAGCAAACTCAAAGCTCTTCAACTTCTCGTCTAATATAGGGGCATTAATTGCGTTTATGTTAGCGGGTAAATTGCTTTATATGCTAGCGCTTCCTTTAGTGGTGATGAACCTGATTGGTAACCATTTAGGCAGTGCATCAGCAATGAAATTTGGCCCTGACTTTGTACGTAAGACATTATCCGTATCGCTGATGTTATTGATGACGTCATTAGGTTATAAGTTTCTTCTGGTATAG
- a CDS encoding PLP-dependent aminotransferase family protein has product MSDIKFRQIAETIEARINTGVYPANTKLPPHRVLADELETTPTTVSKAYKLLADKNKVESFVGRGTFVCGDSELETVIQAPEDDVDYNFSILQPCLEYNVLPLQAAFQQTYATLSSELLGYIEHSGHLAHRQAGMKWATEFGLSVSDPEQILLASGAQNALDILIQTYTNPGDCIAVEAFTYPGILSIVNLLGRRIVEVAMDDKGMCPVALKQAMLSDKPKVVVIVPSHQNPTGVTMPKARREAIAKVIRAGDIWLLEDDIYGFLNETTLPAIGNYIPEKSFHITSLSKAISPALRCAFIKAPKSEIRRVGACIRTSIWLASPLNFAVATQLINSGVAFAMANQQKQLAKQRQSFVAEQFGFLVSSSQSTSYHVWIQLPEHWRQEHLVMEAKNQQLLVSSGGYFSQQSDKSNHIRLSLMAINDEQRFQQGIVLLANLLKDGQGSHFLF; this is encoded by the coding sequence ATGAGTGATATAAAGTTTCGACAGATCGCCGAAACCATTGAAGCTAGAATTAATACCGGTGTGTATCCCGCGAATACTAAATTACCGCCGCATCGAGTGCTCGCTGATGAGCTTGAAACGACGCCAACAACAGTGTCTAAAGCCTACAAATTATTGGCAGATAAAAACAAAGTGGAATCCTTTGTTGGTCGTGGCACGTTTGTCTGTGGTGATTCAGAATTGGAAACAGTTATTCAAGCACCAGAGGATGATGTGGATTATAACTTTTCTATTCTACAGCCGTGTTTAGAATATAATGTGTTACCACTACAGGCCGCATTTCAACAAACCTATGCGACATTATCGAGTGAACTATTGGGTTATATTGAGCACTCAGGACATTTAGCGCATCGACAAGCGGGGATGAAATGGGCGACAGAATTTGGTTTGTCAGTATCAGATCCAGAGCAAATACTGCTTGCCAGTGGTGCGCAGAATGCATTGGATATTTTGATCCAGACTTATACCAATCCGGGTGATTGTATTGCCGTTGAAGCATTTACTTACCCTGGTATTCTCTCTATCGTTAATTTATTGGGTCGTCGTATTGTCGAAGTTGCGATGGACGATAAAGGCATGTGCCCGGTTGCGCTTAAACAAGCTATGCTTAGCGATAAACCGAAAGTAGTTGTCATCGTGCCGTCACATCAAAACCCAACGGGTGTGACAATGCCGAAAGCGCGTAGAGAAGCGATTGCTAAAGTGATCCGCGCTGGTGATATTTGGTTATTAGAAGATGATATTTATGGCTTCTTAAATGAAACGACTCTCCCTGCTATCGGTAACTATATTCCGGAAAAAAGTTTTCACATTACCAGTTTGTCAAAAGCGATTAGCCCGGCGTTACGTTGTGCCTTTATCAAAGCACCAAAAAGTGAGATCCGCAGAGTTGGCGCATGTATTCGCACGTCTATTTGGCTAGCGTCACCGCTTAACTTTGCTGTGGCCACGCAGTTGATTAATTCTGGTGTTGCATTTGCTATGGCTAACCAACAAAAACAATTGGCCAAACAGCGTCAAAGCTTTGTGGCAGAGCAATTTGGATTTTTAGTCAGCAGCAGTCAGTCGACCAGTTATCATGTCTGGATCCAACTACCTGAACATTGGCGACAAGAACACTTGGTTATGGAAGCCAAAAACCAACAATTATTGGTGAGCAGTGGCGGTTATTTCTCGCAACAGAGTGATAAAAGTAACCATATTCGATTATCGTTAATGGCGATAAATGACGAACAACGCTTTCAGCAAGGTATTGTATTGCTAGCGAACCTACTCAAAGATGGGCAAGGTTCACACTTCCTGTTTTAA
- a CDS encoding DUF4344 domain-containing metallopeptidase → MQGYQRGWLFALTVLFSSVSVAADNVIVRYQQTSDIQLQSIVKRLQSDSSIQDTLSLMNSEFIFEQPLTIVFGGDDGPLYDPATNYILIPYTFLDEVELRFKAVNYADDDNGKTDPAAINQAVMDVVIHTLFHELAHALIANHELPIVGKEEDAADNLAAVLSIEYFENGAEIAISAAELFYLEGDEVTEFEEADFWDEHSLDLQRYYATLCHVYGSDDVNYAYLLKDTGFSTERGDFCISEYDTIANNWLTLLAPYMTPVTSEDTGVNIDSSPAE, encoded by the coding sequence ATGCAAGGTTATCAACGTGGGTGGTTATTTGCTCTGACAGTCCTTTTCTCTAGCGTGAGTGTGGCTGCTGATAATGTTATTGTGCGTTATCAGCAGACTAGTGATATCCAGCTGCAATCTATCGTAAAAAGGTTGCAGTCAGATAGCAGTATTCAAGATACACTGAGTTTAATGAATTCAGAGTTTATTTTTGAGCAACCGTTAACGATTGTCTTTGGTGGTGATGATGGCCCGTTATACGACCCTGCGACTAATTACATTCTCATTCCTTATACTTTTTTAGACGAAGTCGAGCTGCGTTTCAAGGCTGTTAATTACGCTGATGATGATAATGGCAAGACAGATCCCGCAGCTATTAATCAAGCTGTCATGGACGTTGTTATCCATACGTTATTTCATGAACTTGCCCATGCATTAATCGCTAATCATGAACTCCCCATTGTTGGTAAAGAAGAAGATGCTGCAGATAACCTCGCAGCGGTATTGTCGATAGAATATTTTGAAAACGGCGCTGAAATCGCAATTAGCGCGGCAGAATTATTTTACCTTGAAGGCGATGAGGTGACTGAATTTGAAGAGGCTGATTTCTGGGACGAACACAGTCTTGATCTACAACGTTATTACGCCACGCTTTGCCATGTTTATGGTAGTGATGATGTGAATTATGCATACCTGTTAAAAGACACTGGCTTCTCTACTGAACGTGGTGATTTTTGTATCAGTGAATATGACACGATCGCGAACAACTGGCTGACATTATTAGCGCCTTATATGACGCCTGTTACAAGTGAGGATACAGGCGTAAATATAGACAGTTCACCTGCTGAATAA
- a CDS encoding metal ABC transporter solute-binding protein, Zn/Mn family, translating into MRFKNSTLFVTVSAVMLSAPALALNIFVCEPEWKALLAAHAPKATIYSATTALQDPHYVQARPSLIAKMRQADMAMCSGAELEVGWLPMLQARSSNPAVQNNKQSMLYASEIVSMLDTHHHVDRSMGDIHAYGNPHVQFAANDMIRISRVVSKRLESIDPANAFSYLVNGVKFREHWRQKLVEWEQRAEPLRGIQVVSYHETYRYLFDWLGMEQIADLEPKPGISPTTAHLQSLTRLDPASFDAIIYSSHQNKRAANWLHQQTDKPVIQLPLTVSKGQTLDELYDQILDDLLRVLAQPQPVKG; encoded by the coding sequence ATGCGTTTTAAGAACAGCACATTATTCGTGACCGTGAGTGCGGTCATGTTGTCTGCACCTGCACTGGCGTTGAATATCTTCGTCTGTGAGCCAGAATGGAAAGCCTTATTGGCTGCGCATGCACCCAAAGCAACCATCTATTCTGCGACAACTGCACTGCAAGATCCGCATTATGTACAAGCTAGGCCGTCTTTAATTGCCAAGATGCGTCAAGCGGATATGGCTATGTGCTCAGGTGCTGAATTGGAAGTCGGTTGGCTACCTATGCTGCAGGCGCGAAGCAGTAATCCGGCAGTGCAAAACAATAAGCAAAGTATGCTGTATGCGTCAGAGATTGTTAGCATGTTGGATACGCATCATCATGTTGACCGCAGTATGGGGGATATTCACGCTTATGGTAACCCGCATGTGCAGTTTGCTGCCAACGATATGATCCGAATTTCTCGCGTTGTGAGCAAACGTTTGGAAAGTATAGATCCCGCGAATGCATTTAGTTACCTCGTTAATGGCGTTAAGTTCCGTGAGCATTGGCGACAAAAGTTAGTTGAATGGGAGCAACGCGCTGAACCGCTGCGAGGCATACAAGTGGTGAGTTATCACGAGACCTATCGTTACCTGTTTGACTGGTTGGGAATGGAGCAGATAGCGGACCTTGAGCCTAAGCCGGGTATTTCACCGACGACGGCACATTTGCAATCGTTGACCAGGTTAGACCCTGCGTCGTTTGATGCGATTATTTATTCTTCTCATCAGAATAAGCGCGCAGCAAACTGGTTACATCAGCAAACGGACAAGCCTGTGATCCAATTACCGCTGACGGTATCGAAAGGGCAAACTCTTGACGAGCTGTATGACCAGATATTGGATGACTTGTTGCGTGTACTAGCACAACCACAACCAGTAAAGGGTTAG
- a CDS encoding metal ABC transporter permease, producing the protein MLADYLWLAPAVLCGLIALVGNVILGQQVLARKIIFIDLAVAQVAALGAAFSQYWLSRFDVLPETWLGQMIGPWVLSLLLCGLIALMAKHYQEHLEPMIGSLFAVSASLAILLASKDPHGADFIQGILNGQLLWATWDDVWPLAIITAAMLALITMKPAFMQGRGFYIIFAILMPITVKLTGIYLEFALLVIPALCASALKGIRFFIASMGIGVTGIMSGIVLSAHYDLPSGASIVITLFASGVLFHLLLQLSLVKISVRAS; encoded by the coding sequence ATGTTGGCAGATTATCTTTGGTTAGCACCGGCTGTATTGTGTGGACTGATTGCACTGGTGGGTAATGTGATATTAGGGCAACAAGTGCTAGCGCGTAAGATCATTTTTATTGATTTGGCGGTAGCGCAAGTTGCTGCATTAGGCGCTGCATTTAGTCAGTATTGGCTAAGTCGTTTTGATGTATTACCCGAGACTTGGTTAGGGCAAATGATCGGTCCTTGGGTATTATCATTATTACTATGTGGCTTAATTGCTTTGATGGCAAAGCACTATCAAGAGCATCTTGAACCCATGATCGGTAGCTTGTTTGCTGTTTCGGCGTCATTGGCGATTTTGTTGGCAAGTAAAGACCCGCATGGTGCTGACTTCATTCAAGGGATCTTAAATGGTCAGTTGTTATGGGCAACGTGGGATGATGTTTGGCCGTTAGCGATTATTACAGCGGCGATGTTGGCCTTAATTACAATGAAACCGGCATTTATGCAAGGACGTGGATTTTACATTATCTTCGCTATATTGATGCCGATAACGGTGAAGTTGACGGGTATTTACCTTGAATTTGCGTTATTGGTGATCCCCGCGCTGTGTGCATCTGCGTTAAAAGGTATACGGTTTTTTATCGCGAGTATGGGCATTGGTGTTACCGGGATCATGTCGGGCATTGTGTTGTCTGCTCATTATGATTTACCCAGTGGTGCAAGTATCGTGATCACGTTATTTGCCTCTGGTGTACTATTTCATTTATTGCTGCAACTTTCATTGGTCAAGATTAGCGTTCGCGCTTCATAA
- the yfbR gene encoding 5'-deoxynucleotidase, which translates to MSHFFAHLARMKLIYRWPLMRNVTHENIAEHSLQVAMVAHALALIGNTYYGKSYDPDKATSMALFHDTTEVLTGDLPTPVKYYNKAIIREYNKIELAAEQTLLDMLPPELRKAYEPLLSTPELDPTYKQLVKDADILCAHMKCIEEESCGNHEFSKAKIRCQTALDERMTDEIRYFLDVFLPSIGQPFDDMD; encoded by the coding sequence ATGAGCCATTTTTTTGCCCACCTCGCCCGCATGAAACTCATTTACCGCTGGCCGTTGATGCGTAACGTCACGCACGAGAATATCGCCGAACACAGCTTACAAGTTGCCATGGTTGCCCATGCGTTAGCGCTGATCGGTAATACTTATTACGGTAAGAGTTATGATCCTGACAAAGCCACGTCGATGGCACTGTTCCACGATACCACCGAAGTGCTCACTGGCGACCTGCCTACCCCAGTGAAGTATTACAACAAAGCCATTATTCGTGAATATAACAAGATTGAATTAGCTGCAGAGCAGACTTTATTAGATATGCTACCGCCTGAGTTAAGAAAAGCTTACGAACCATTATTATCAACGCCAGAGCTAGATCCAACATATAAACAATTAGTTAAAGATGCTGATATTTTATGTGCACACATGAAGTGTATCGAAGAAGAAAGTTGCGGTAATCATGAGTTTTCTAAAGCTAAGATCCGTTGCCAAACGGCATTAGACGAACGCATGACAGATGAGATACGTTATTTCCTTGATGTGTTCTTACCGAGTATTGGTCAGCCGTTTGATGATATGGATTGA
- a CDS encoding pyridoxal phosphate-dependent aminotransferase — MYSIEKSHKLDNVCYDIRGPVLKEANRLEEEGHRVIKLNIGNPAPFGFEAPEEIVKDVIHNLPLSQGYCDSKGLYSARKAVMQHYQQKGLLDVSIDDIYLGNGVSELIMMSMQALLNNGDEILVPSPDYPLWTAAITLSGGKATHYICDEESDWYPDLNDIKAKITPNTKGIVLINPNNPTGAVYSKEFLLEVIEVARQNKLIIFADEIYDKILYDGVEHVPMCTLAQDILIVTFNGLSKAYRIAGFRSGWLVLSGATHLAKDYIAGLEMLASMRLCSNVPMQHAIQTALGGYQSINELILPGGRLLEQRDLAWKMLNDIPGITCVKPKGAMYLFPKIDMEMYNIKDDQKFALDLLQQEKLLIVQGTGFNWGRPDHFRVVFLPRVEELTVAINKLANFLKTYRQD, encoded by the coding sequence ATGTACTCAATAGAAAAATCTCATAAATTAGATAACGTGTGTTACGACATACGTGGGCCAGTATTAAAAGAAGCGAATCGCTTAGAAGAAGAAGGTCATCGAGTAATCAAATTAAACATCGGGAATCCCGCCCCATTTGGTTTTGAAGCCCCAGAAGAAATCGTTAAAGACGTGATCCATAACCTGCCATTGAGCCAAGGTTATTGTGACTCGAAAGGATTATATTCTGCGCGTAAAGCTGTGATGCAGCATTATCAACAGAAAGGTCTATTAGATGTGTCGATTGATGACATTTATCTAGGTAACGGAGTATCTGAGTTAATCATGATGTCGATGCAGGCATTACTGAATAACGGCGATGAAATCTTAGTACCCTCTCCAGATTACCCACTATGGACAGCGGCGATTACCCTTTCAGGCGGTAAAGCAACGCACTATATTTGTGATGAAGAATCTGATTGGTACCCTGATCTAAATGACATTAAAGCGAAGATCACACCGAATACCAAAGGTATTGTATTAATCAATCCGAACAACCCAACGGGTGCTGTTTATAGCAAAGAATTCTTGCTAGAAGTGATTGAAGTGGCGCGTCAAAACAAACTGATTATTTTTGCTGATGAAATCTATGACAAGATCTTATATGACGGTGTTGAACATGTACCTATGTGTACACTGGCGCAAGATATCCTGATTGTGACTTTTAATGGTTTGTCTAAAGCATACCGTATTGCAGGTTTCCGCTCTGGTTGGTTGGTATTAAGTGGTGCCACCCATCTTGCTAAAGACTATATTGCCGGATTGGAAATGCTCGCCTCGATGCGTCTGTGTTCGAATGTACCTATGCAACATGCTATACAAACGGCGTTAGGCGGTTATCAAAGTATTAATGAATTAATTCTACCGGGTGGGCGTTTACTAGAGCAACGTGATTTAGCCTGGAAGATGTTAAATGATATTCCGGGTATCACGTGTGTGAAACCAAAAGGTGCTATGTATCTGTTCCCGAAAATTGATATGGAAATGTACAATATCAAAGACGACCAGAAATTTGCCTTAGACTTGTTACAACAAGAAAAGCTATTAATTGTACAAGGCACAGGTTTTAACTGGGGTCGCCCCGATCACTTCCGCGTCGTATTCTTACCACGTGTTGAAGAACTAACAGTTGCGATTAACAAGCTAGCTAACTTCCTGAAGACTTATCGTCAGGATTAG
- a CDS encoding PaaI family thioesterase, with translation MSQQLNPAKMSGLEILQAMAEGIFPHPSICHTMPMQCVDLSEGQIHFKVQADDRHLNPMGGVHGGFAATVLDSVTGCATHTTLVAGESYGTVDLNVKMVRPIPKDTELHATGKVLNISKTVVISEGDIRDANGKLYAHCTATCVITRPAK, from the coding sequence ATGAGTCAGCAGTTAAACCCAGCAAAAATGAGTGGACTAGAGATATTACAAGCAATGGCGGAGGGAATATTCCCACATCCTTCAATTTGTCACACAATGCCAATGCAATGTGTGGATTTAAGCGAAGGTCAGATCCACTTTAAGGTACAAGCTGATGATCGCCACCTAAACCCAATGGGTGGTGTTCATGGTGGCTTTGCGGCGACGGTACTCGATTCAGTTACAGGCTGCGCAACACATACCACACTGGTTGCCGGTGAGAGTTATGGTACGGTAGATCTGAATGTTAAAATGGTGCGCCCAATCCCAAAAGATACCGAGCTACATGCTACGGGCAAGGTATTAAACATCTCTAAAACAGTTGTTATCTCTGAAGGCGATATCCGTGATGCTAACGGCAAGCTTTATGCGCATTGTACTGCGACGTGCGTGATTACTCGCCCTGCAAAGTAA
- a CDS encoding glycerophosphoryl diester phosphodiesterase codes for MINTTSEIIANTFQFNPSASEKAGKMVMGHRGASSIAPENTLAAFQLAEDNNVPWIEVDADMLGDGTVVICHDATLDRCSDHNGLLRDITVTDLDDIDAGAWFGLDFVGERIPTLVDLILFTNETGMNLNLEIKSGTDKAATDRLIDGIIRDINHHWQGGQQLLISSFNHLLLAEVKRRAPEISLACLFTSPLPNDWLTSMQYVGAEFVHPKDKGLTEQQVHVMTTAGYSVNVWTVNSLARANQLYNWGVTGICSDIPQQFPPCYRN; via the coding sequence ATGATAAATACAACATCTGAAATTATTGCCAATACATTTCAGTTTAATCCATCCGCCAGTGAAAAAGCCGGCAAGATGGTCATGGGGCATCGTGGTGCGTCTTCTATCGCTCCTGAGAATACCTTGGCTGCGTTTCAACTGGCCGAGGACAACAATGTTCCCTGGATTGAAGTTGACGCAGATATGCTCGGTGATGGTACGGTGGTTATTTGTCATGATGCAACGCTTGACCGCTGCAGCGACCATAATGGTTTATTACGCGATATAACGGTAACTGACCTGGATGATATTGATGCAGGGGCATGGTTCGGATTAGACTTTGTCGGTGAACGGATTCCGACGTTGGTGGATCTTATCTTATTCACCAACGAGACGGGTATGAACCTGAACTTAGAAATTAAGTCAGGGACGGATAAAGCCGCGACAGACAGATTAATCGACGGCATTATTCGCGATATCAATCATCATTGGCAGGGAGGGCAGCAATTACTGATCTCCAGCTTTAACCATTTATTATTGGCAGAAGTAAAACGTCGTGCACCGGAAATCAGTTTAGCCTGTCTATTTACTTCACCATTACCGAATGATTGGTTAACGTCGATGCAGTATGTTGGTGCTGAATTCGTGCATCCTAAAGATAAAGGACTGACCGAGCAACAAGTTCATGTCATGACTACGGCAGGCTATAGCGTCAACGTGTGGACCGTTAATAGTCTCGCGCGAGCCAATCAGTTGTATAACTGGGGGGTGACAGGCATCTGCTCAGATATTCCCCAGCAGTTTCCGCCTTGTTACAGGAATTGA
- the pabC gene encoding aminodeoxychorismate lyase translates to MAYYFNEKRNLDAQHMIINGSPSQDVAIADRGFNFGDGHFTTIKIAAGQALLLDLHVTRLQQACAVLAIEFELWGELVTVITQQAQVLQKGVLKVTITRGEGGRGYGYVYGTMGCSSANWYVQHRPMPVTYCEWAKSGIELMLCDYQQTVNPALAGLKTLNRLDQVMIKQELEAHNMADGLVCSTEGYVIETSVANVFWVKDGKVYTPSTKRSGVEGVMKTHILNLLNTLVFPLESGDYAVADVLAADEVFITNSVMEVVPVKAVLKHVGNSDNDASYYDLSVNDSSVWRLLQRELRQE, encoded by the coding sequence ATGGCCTACTATTTTAATGAAAAACGTAACTTGGATGCACAGCATATGATTATTAATGGCTCACCCAGTCAAGATGTTGCAATTGCAGATCGTGGTTTCAATTTTGGTGATGGGCACTTTACCACCATCAAAATAGCCGCAGGACAAGCCTTACTACTGGATTTACACGTAACACGCTTACAACAAGCGTGTGCGGTGTTAGCCATTGAATTTGAATTATGGGGTGAACTAGTCACGGTGATCACCCAGCAAGCGCAGGTATTACAAAAGGGTGTTTTAAAAGTCACCATCACCCGAGGCGAGGGCGGTCGTGGTTACGGTTATGTTTACGGTACTATGGGCTGCTCAAGTGCTAATTGGTATGTACAACATCGTCCTATGCCAGTAACTTACTGTGAATGGGCAAAGTCGGGCATTGAATTAATGCTGTGTGACTATCAACAAACGGTGAATCCGGCATTGGCGGGATTAAAAACCTTAAACCGATTGGATCAGGTGATGATCAAGCAAGAGCTAGAGGCGCATAACATGGCTGATGGTTTAGTGTGCTCGACGGAGGGTTATGTTATCGAAACCTCGGTTGCTAACGTGTTTTGGGTGAAAGACGGTAAAGTTTATACCCCGAGCACCAAACGCAGTGGTGTTGAAGGAGTGATGAAAACCCATATTTTAAACTTGTTGAATACGCTGGTTTTTCCGTTGGAATCGGGAGATTACGCTGTTGCGGATGTGCTTGCTGCAGATGAAGTTTTTATTACTAATTCAGTGATGGAAGTGGTGCCTGTGAAGGCTGTTTTAAAGCATGTTGGTAACAGTGATAATGATGCGAGTTATTATGATCTGTCCGTCAATGACTCATCGGTATGGCGTTTGTTACAGCGAGAATTACGACAAGAATGA